cttaacccctccGGGCCTCCTTTTCCTCAAACGAAACATGGAGAACAAACACATGAGTACCTATCTCAGACAGCTGTCACGGGATTGGATGAGGTAACGTGCATGAACGCCCTAGCTCAGTGCCCGGTGTGCAGCGGGGGGGGCGGCAGGCAGCTACTGCTATCTATCATTAATAGTAACAAAGTGAGGACTCTCCTCTCACAGTCACGGGTCCCAAGCCCCCAGGGCAGAGAAACTCAACTCTATTTTAGaaggcaaactgcctttattttgaaaccggctctaggaaacaggctgagaaatggcGGTATGTGTTTCTAGATTCCCTTCCTCTTGATGCAGGCTGAACGACTGCTCATACACATggtccattctgggatccgaatgtgtatAGAAGgtgtccttcatctaccttgtggggaacacagagtttttgcGTTTGGGTAACAAGCCTACCAAGAGATACAGGAGGGCCTtcgcccaaactcggttttacaaggcAAACTGCGTTTACCTTGAAACCGACTCTAGGCAACAGGCTTAGAAAGTCCCAGTACTATTTTGCAGGATTGGCCCTGAGAAGGAGGCCCAATTGTCGAGGAAACTCAGAGAACAGGATGACAGGAGGGCCTCTAGTCTGGGCCAACCCCAGGTgctgcctgggagggaggcacCATTTCAGAGGGCTGGGGCTCACCCCCCGaacagcctcagtttccctctgtcATCCCCGCTCTAGTcacctggcccctgcctcccccactgaGGCCTTAACGTTGTCAAGACAAGCCCGCAGCCTGGGACAGCTGCGGGAGGGGGAGATGCCCGCTCAGACCGGGCTGAGGTACCAGGTCTCAGGGGGAACAGAACCACTCAGCCCACTTAGGGCCACTGAAGAGCAAAGGGCACATGGGCAAAGAGTGAAATGGTGGATGGTCAAGGGCTTATCACTGCACATGCATGGATGACAAGAACAGTTAAAATCAACACTGCTGAGCCCTCGGCGGGGATGGACCTAGGAGGTGACAACCACTCTGTCGGGCGGCTCTGCAGGCCCACACGGCCCTGGAATAGGACCCAGGGGCAGTGGTCCTAGTGAGGCAGCTCTCAGCTCGACCCGAGGGAGGACTTCCTGACAAGGGAAGTCCCAGAGGATCCCACCCACCACGAGAACGATGCTCCCTGGTTCTGGAGGCCTTCAGAGATGACCTGAGGCTCTAGAAGGGAAGTTTCTTTCCAGTAACCCGCAAACCCTCCCATCACTTCACTTTAATCATTTATTCGGTCACTCACTAATACGGCCAGGTGACAATGCAGCTTAGCGGTCACAAGCATGGGGTGTCAGAGTCTGACTGCCAGGATTTatatctgggctctctgttccacCACCCACTAGCTGGGTCCCCTGGTAGGTCACGCAGCTTTTCTGAGACTTACTGGTGAAATGGGATGGAGGAGATCTACACCACGGGGCTGGGGTGAGCTTACACAGAAAGTTCTTAGCAGAGGGCCCAGCACATGATAAGCACACATAAATGTGGCTACTCCGATTGTTAATTATAAGCATTTACTGTATGCAGGTACTTTGCGGGGGATTTCTGCAGCCCGGTGCTCCTCTCTGGCCACCAGGGGTCAGCTCAGACCAGTGCATCAACCATCACAGTCCCTCAGAGCCTGAGAAATTCACTTGACAACCCCCTGCTCGCTGTGGTCCTAGTTCCAACGACACTGGCCTCATCCTCCCTGGTCCTCCATCACCCCTTCTGCATgatgaggtcagagggcagggctcGTTCAGTGCTTCCTAGACCTCGGCTCACATGTGCTTTAGGTACATAGCATGTGGATACATCAAGTAACATTACTCTTTTTCACTTCATTATGGACCAACTCAAACTTCCTCAAGAGCTGGTAGTGGCTGAGAATGGCATTTGAGAACAACAGTCTAGAAATGGGTATTTTTCAAAGGTGGGTAATGTACACACTCCTTTATAAAGGAAACTCTCCTTGCAAGACTCAAGAGTATGTCCACAGACTCCCAACACCAGTGGTCCCCATGGACAGCACCTGCAATATACCTACTTATtccataaaaatgtcttttaattgtGAGTTTCATGGCAAAATTTTAGTCTCTATaattagaaatacatatatatacatacatacatatatatgttttttagaTTGTATCTGCAAGCACCTCAGTTTGAGAAGTGGGTCTAGATGTCCATTAAGCAATTGTTCTGTTTCTCACGGGAGAAAAGCTTAAATGAAAGCCAGTGGGATTGAAGCAAATTGTGAAGGAGAGCTAGTCTCAGTGATGGGAGGTGCCAGGCAGCACAGCCCAGGGCAGTGACAGGTCTGCTCCTTAGGAGAGGGACAAGGGGTCACCATCCTGGAAGGTGGGGAAGAACAGTCTCAGGGGCAAAGGAGTTAGAGGGCAGAAATGGCTTTAAGCCCTGGGCATTCTCAACTGTGTTTCCCTGCGTCTGTGAGATGAGAACTTTGACGGGAACAAGATGAAACACGCAACTTTTCTTCCCGGAGTCATTTCACGCACCCTTCCTTTCAAAAGAAATTCCTTGGAGGTCTGGGGGAGAAACTCCAAGGGAATGCCAATAATTCTGACATCACAGCACTGCCCTAGTGACCCATGAAGAAATACCAAAGCTAGAGATGGTTTCCTGAGCTGGGTCAGACCACCGGCCTGGATACAGGCACTGCCCACACATCAGAGTCCCCCAGGCCGCTGGGCTCCATGCTGCTGCACCTGGCCTCCCCAGCTTGGGACACAAGGGGGGATGATGGAAGGGACAGGGCCAGAGAGCTTGTGTGCCCAGCAGGGCATTGCAAAAAAGCTGATCACAACTGGCAAAGCTCTGAAGTTCACAGCTGCTAGGACATTTTATCCGTCGGCACCATGGGCATGGTGTCTACCACCTACCAGCTTTTCCAGGTTATAAAGATATTTGAAACCcgaaaaaaaattattaactgcaaaatacagaaagaaaccTGCAAGCTAAAAGCAACAGATGCTTCATCACCTGTCTACAAAATAGAACAGGACGTTAGCTAGTCAGCTGCAGCTCAAGTCCGACACAAATTACACTGACTGCAGGATGTGGGAGGAGTCTGATGGGCTCACTACGATGTGGGGCGAAGCCTATGAATTTACCAGGTCTCACATTCACCCCTCTCGGCTGGGCTAGCCAACCTggctccccctttcctcccttttcttcttgcctCTTCTTGATCTCCCAATTTCTATTTCACCCTGGCTGCCACTGTCCATCAGGCCAGAAAAGGTGCCCCAGGAATCTCCCACCAGCCTCGGCGAGCAGCTCAgctcctacccccacccccgtgAGGCATCTCAGGAGCCGGCCTGCACTCGGGCCAGCAGAGCCCTGCCCTGCGCTGCAAGGGACGGACCCCAGGCTTGCCTGGGCCGGGCTATCGTGGTTGGAATCTTAGTTGAGTCAGGAACCAGGTGGGAGTGTCACATGGCTGTTAAGAACAGGGGCTCTGGAATCTGGCAGACCCGAATTCAACTCCCATGTCTACTGGGTGACTTGGGACAAATTACTTTTGTCTCtttgagtcttagtttcctcacatgtaaaatcACACCCGTCATTATTAAAATTGGGTATGAATTATCATGTGAAAAGTATTGTGCCCATAGCAACAGTCTTCCATAGGGGCACAGAGGGCAGCTGTGAGGCTTTAGACGGGATGATACATGTTAAGCTTTCACTTGCTGTGAGAACAATAGTAACCACTTCTACGGAGCATCTCTGGTGTTCCAGCCACACGCACTTTCCCCGGCTTTATTTCAGTGAGGTCTCCCATCGACTGCAGGCTGAGGTTCTGTTGATGGTCCCTGTGTTGCTGATAAGCAAACTGTAGCTCAGAAACTTCAAAGACCATGCCCAGGACCgcacagagctgggattctagTACAGGCGGGTCTAACTCTAACTCTGCACACACCGCCCCCAAACAGTAGCTTTACAAATCGTTCTGCAATGGGCAATCCAGCAGAACATTGACCTTAAACCCAGAAAACCTGGCTTTGAAGCAAGGCTCTTCCTCTCCTGTAGGTGTAAGAGTTTTAAGCAGCCTTCCAGCCTCTCTCAGCCGGTCCCCTCACGTGTGAGTGGAAATAACAAGGCCCCCCAGGTTCTGCCGACGGGATAGGATTACAGCCAGGCTCAAATCAGATGCTGGATGCAAGTGTTGAGTGGGCCAGCAATCCCTTGGCAAGCACATCGTGATGACCCTTCTTTACCCCCTGTCAGCTAAGTGTCTGTCCAAGCTCCCCTTGAATACTTCCAGGGACAGAATGCTCACTTCTTATTCTAGTAGCTCATTCTGGTTACAAAGTTCTTCCCTTTGCAAAGTCTGCAAGGACTTGCCTGTAACTCCATCCCACCAGCCCTGGCCAGGACCTCCTCTGCCCTGCCAGCTGGAAGAACCTTCACAGTCTCCCACACTGGAGGCTGAAGACCCCCACGGCTGTGTCCTTGCTCCTGCCATCCTGCCCTGGACTCCCCAACCACAGGAAGAGACAGGTAAAAGCAGGCATGTTCTCGGTTTGCATGGGCTCCTCCCCTGCTTACCAGACTCACAGGCCAGAGACGGTACAGATCAAAGAAGGATGTGGAAGACACCAGAGACACTGATGGCTGCTCTGACCGCTCACACTTCCTGAAGCCCCTGCCCTCTGCAAATACCTGCAATGCCCTGGCTGGTCCTGCCACCTCGGCTGGCACTTGGGCTTTGGGGCCAGGATCATGTGGACTTTGTCCTGTTGGTTTCCCTTGTTCACCCCACTCTCCTTCCCCTGGCACTCCCCAGCCACCCTTGTGCTCGTACCTTGAAAGACTCCAGGAATCCCCCATGGCCCCCACTCTCAAACTTGTCCTCTTCTGGGCCCAGTCCCAGCATGGCCTGCGTGTGGGCGTGGAGTTCATCGTGAAGGTTGTCCAGGAGGGCTGCCCTCGTCCAGTCTTGGAagggagaagggtgggggtggTTAAGCTGGCACTGAGAGCAGAGATGTGCCCTCCCCCGGGATGCTCCAGACACCTGGCCCAAGGGCTGTGAATCTGGCCAGCTGCATCCCAGCGACAGTGCGGACCTACATCCAGGCTGGGCTCCATGCTCACAAATGCTGCAGCTAACACTACAGCTCCGTGCCCGGccccctgctcccttctctctgtcccttctccctgGGCCATCCCGCCCTCCCATGGCTCTGCCCTGATGACTCCCAGCCCAGATCTCTGCCCCAGGCACCACGTCCATGTACCCAACTGCCCATAGCTCCTCTCCATCCAGGTGTGTATCCAAGGCCACATCTACAGCCGCCAGGGGGCGCCATTCACACAGACCAGGACCAACCCTTTGAGCAACACAGCCTTTGCCAGTGCCTCCAAATAGCAGGTCCAGACAGTGTTCCCATGTCAGCAAAGAGCTCAAGCCAAAGGCCCGGGTGGCTCCCCACAATCCCACTTCTCCACACTCTTATATACAAGAGTCCATCAAGTCTTCCTGACTCTGAGCACTTCCTGTGCTGAAGCAAGCTGCCACTCTGTCTCTTGGACTCCTGTAATAGCTTCTAGCTggcccccttcctgccctcctgccttcaGGCTACCCGCCACCTCTACCACCTCCTCCTGTACTTTATTAGGGCCTTATCACCTCTAGCTCAAAGCCTGATCTGACCCAACCAGCATCTGCAGCTGGTCCTCCCACCATTCCATCCCCATCATGAACCCTTCTCTCAAGGCCACGTCCAACCCTCTGGAGCTCCCTCACGAAGTCATGCTCTGAATCTGCCCGGCCTTTGTTCGTGCTGATTCCCACGCCTGGAATAACCCTCCCCAATCTTTCCTCGTGGCAAAAGTCTCGTTAGATATCCAGATTAGGCAGCTCCAAGACCACCTCCTCCAAAAAGCCTTCCCTGAACACACCTTCCATTCCCCACAGGCAGAAACAGCCACTACCCTGAGCCACAGCCCCTACTGGCCTCCGTCATAGTCCAGGACACTCTATCATACCTGTCTCCACCAGCCTGTGAGCTCTGTAGGGGCAGAAACTGTCTCACTTATCCCAGTTTCCCAGGGAACAGAACAAAGCacagtacacagtaggtgctcaataagtgatCAGCAAATGGTTGACTAGACCTAAAGTTTGGATGGAGTTCCCACAAGAAGAAAGAGCTCCACATCAACACAATGCTGAAGGCTTAGAGGGGCAAAGATGGTGCTTCCCACCTTAAATAGCCCCCAAGAATAGACCCTCGAGAAAGGCTGGCCCagtgggcaggaggaagaccaGAAACCTCGTGCTCACCTCCAGCTTCGCAAACTTGTCTGACTTGCAGCATTCTCTGCGTTGGTGAGCTTGGTGAGCAGAAACTCCCTGAACTCTGGGCCCTGGAACACACAAGATGCTCCATCCTTAGCTGCTGCCACAGGGCTTTAACCACAGTAAGAGGCAGGCAGTTcagggggcctggggggagggtCTACTTCTGACACCGCATCACCTTTAGCCCAGCCCAAGCCCACCTGCTAAGATGCCAACATGGAAACCAGCTCCGCTGGTGCTGGCAAATCCACCTTCCACACCCACCATAGCACTTCCGGGAGTGGAGGCCACTTGTGCCCAAGGCGCCTGGGACTAGCGTACAGCATAAAACCCTCCTTTGAGCAGAAAGACAACCCCAGTGTCAAACACCCTGACAAGAGGCCTTGtgctgggccaggctggcagtACAAGGAGAGGTGGGGACAGGCACCAAGTAAAGGAGGTTCTCAAGCTCCCAGCCCAATTCGGCCCCCCTGCAACCACTGCCACTCAGGCGTGGCAGCCTGGAGTCTCAGACAtgagagaggcagaaggagagtTTCTTACCTTCTGGAAAAcgggggctgggcagaggtgggCCAAAGGCAGGCACATATTCCCGGGCAGTGACTGCAACCTGAAACACAGGGACTCAGTGTGGGCCACCAGAGGGGAGACACAAGCTGAGGATGAAAAGCGTTCTGAGTCCTGGCCCTGGGGGAGCCCCCTTCCCACGCACATCTACTCCCCTTCCCAGAATACAAAGAAAGTGTCCCCTGGGCCAGCGCCAGTGAACCCAAGTCACTGTTCCTAGAAGTGGGGCTGGACTGTGCAGAGCCATCCACACACCCTCATCTGCATTCCAGGAGGTGGGAAGCAAGTTTGGCAAGATGATGGGGCGGGGCTGAGGAGCAGCCTGGAACCCTAACTAATGCAGTACAAGAGCCCAGGAGATGCTATCTCTTCACCTCTTTCGACGGGATGCTTATCCTACAGAGAAGGCGCAGGGAGAATGGTCAGCCCTGTACTCCTGATGAGGATACAGACGCCCAGAGCCGTGGAGCCCTCCCTCCAACGGCACACAGGA
The sequence above is a segment of the Camelus ferus isolate YT-003-E chromosome 16, BCGSAC_Cfer_1.0, whole genome shotgun sequence genome. Coding sequences within it:
- the LOC116656682 gene encoding rap1 GTPase-activating protein 2-like isoform X4 encodes the protein MTHGQTGVESLYTVFRDRETVFPVSTKLPSTEGDTQQLQRKRHIGNDIVAIIFQEENTPFVPDMIASNFLHAYIVVQAENLGMETPSYKVAVTAREYVPAFGPPLPSPRFPEGPRVQGVSAHQAHQRRECCKSDKFAKLETGRGQPSWTTFTMNSTPTRRPCWDWAQKRTSLRVGAMGDSWSLSR
- the LOC116656682 gene encoding uncharacterized protein LOC116656682 isoform X8; the protein is MIASNFLHAYIVVQAENLGMETPSYKVAVTAREYVPAFGPPLPSPRFPEGPRVQGVSAHQAHQRRECCKSDKFAKLETGRGQPSWTTFTMNSTPTRRPCWDWAQKRTSLRVGAMGDSWSLSRCGETWQDQSWPALSSMEAEVGLRPSRTRPHIWVITPSPCSIGGF
- the LOC116656682 gene encoding rap1 GTPase-activating protein 2-like isoform X3 yields the protein MTHGQTGVESLYTVFRDRETVFPVSTKLPSTEGDTQQLQRKRHIGNDIVAIIFQEENTPFVPDMIASNFLHAYIVVQAENLGMETPSYKVAVTAREYVPAFGPPLPSPRFPEGPRVQGVSAHQAHQRRECCKSDKFAKLETGRGQPSWTTFTMNSTPTRRPCWDWAQKRTSLRVGAMGDSWSLSRKEVD
- the LOC116656682 gene encoding rap1 GTPase-activating protein 2-like isoform X2, which produces MTHGQTGVESLYTVFRDRETVFPVSTKLPSTEGDTQQLQRKRHIGNDIVAIIFQEENTPFVPDMIASNFLHAYIVVQAENLGMETPSYKVAVTAREYVPAFGPPLPSPRFPEDWTRAALLDNLHDELHAHTQAMLGLGPEEDKFESGGHGGFLESFKMKDTFYTHSDPRMDHVYEQSFSLHQEEGNLETHTAISQPVS